In Lentilitoribacter sp. Alg239-R112, the following proteins share a genomic window:
- the ybgF gene encoding tol-pal system protein YbgF, giving the protein MSSVLRFITSGLAAGFLIMCTLGANAQMLPKAGIPLDISTGIQTERSLPIVKIQNADQGTRVLQLEEQIRQLTGRLEELGFQMLQMQEQMRQMQEDNEFRFQDLERTKANDQSSVAPKADRTETDATNIQIGEVKVDANGNVTSQKNTSSDVESELYKAGYAQVLAGDYATAANTFRSYLAKFPNGAEAANANYWLGESLYSQGDFREAARIFLDGHKTFPESPKAPDTLLKLGMSLVALDNRETACATYDEVLVRYPLSSKAVKDKVASERSRAKC; this is encoded by the coding sequence ATGTCGAGTGTATTGCGTTTCATCACGAGCGGCCTTGCTGCGGGTTTTCTAATAATGTGTACTTTGGGGGCAAACGCGCAAATGTTACCCAAGGCGGGAATTCCTTTAGATATATCAACGGGTATTCAAACCGAGCGATCATTGCCGATTGTAAAAATACAGAATGCTGATCAAGGCACGCGTGTTTTGCAGCTCGAAGAGCAAATCAGGCAATTAACCGGTCGCCTCGAAGAACTGGGTTTCCAAATGCTGCAAATGCAAGAGCAGATGCGTCAGATGCAGGAAGATAATGAATTTCGTTTTCAAGATCTCGAACGGACTAAAGCAAATGATCAGTCTAGCGTTGCGCCCAAAGCCGACCGCACGGAAACGGACGCTACCAATATACAAATTGGCGAGGTTAAGGTTGATGCAAATGGAAATGTGACATCGCAGAAAAATACAAGTAGCGATGTTGAAAGTGAATTATATAAAGCTGGATATGCGCAAGTGTTGGCCGGGGACTATGCGACTGCCGCTAACACATTTCGCAGCTATCTGGCAAAATTTCCAAATGGGGCGGAAGCCGCAAACGCAAATTACTGGTTGGGTGAATCACTATATTCCCAAGGGGATTTTCGCGAAGCAGCGCGTATTTTTCTAGACGGCCACAAAACCTTTCCAGAATCGCCAAAGGCACCGGACACTTTGTTGAAACTTGGGATGTCACTAGTGGCTTTAGATAATCGTGAAACGGCCTGCGCGACGTACGATGAAGTGTTAGTACGTTATCCGTTATCTTCAAAAGCTGTGAAAGACAAGGTCGCAAGTGAACGATCACGTGCCAAATGCTAG
- a CDS encoding DUF1801 domain-containing protein: protein MADLKTKPHDGSVLDFLNAVDHKTRREDAFKVLEIFERVTCDPPVMWGPSIVGFGQYHYKYDSGREGDWLLAGFSPRKAHQVIYMMGCYHSGGFDGQQELFAKLGKHKMGASCLYINKLADIDIDVLEDIIDRSCQLMRTKYH from the coding sequence ATGGCAGACTTAAAAACAAAACCTCATGATGGTTCGGTGCTTGACTTCTTAAATGCTGTGGACCACAAAACTCGCCGCGAGGATGCGTTTAAAGTTCTTGAAATATTTGAACGCGTTACTTGTGATCCACCTGTAATGTGGGGACCTAGTATCGTGGGTTTCGGGCAATATCATTATAAATACGATAGCGGTCGCGAAGGTGATTGGCTTCTTGCCGGATTTTCGCCTCGAAAGGCACATCAGGTGATATATATGATGGGATGCTATCATTCTGGCGGATTTGATGGTCAGCAGGAGCTGTTCGCAAAGCTTGGAAAGCACAAAATGGGAGCTTCGTGCCTTTATATCAACAAACTTGCGGATATAGATATTGATGTATTGGAAGATATTATCGACCGATCCTGTCAGCTCATGCGCACGAAATATCATTGA
- a CDS encoding NAD-dependent epimerase/dehydratase family protein produces the protein MAKTVLILGASGKIGRHSKAEFEKAGWDVKIFNRRHDNMIEAAEGVDVIINGLNPAGYKNWATQIPKITNQVIAAAKSARATIIVPGNVYVFGKQAGVWDENTPHRADTRKGKIRIEMEEAYKAAASEFGVQTIILRAGDFIDDKRSDTLMGMGILSGLEKGAINALGDPNAKHTYCYLPDWARACVQVSEKRNKLNVFEDIPFPGSIFSIKELAITLSEKLGRQVKVKKFPWALIYLTSPFWKTGYEMIEMRYLNDIDHSLSPQKFRSILPDFKTTGIDEIMFSEARA, from the coding sequence ATGGCGAAGACAGTTCTCATTTTAGGCGCATCTGGAAAGATAGGTAGACATTCCAAGGCGGAATTTGAAAAGGCTGGATGGGACGTAAAGATATTTAATCGCAGGCACGATAATATGATTGAGGCTGCTGAGGGCGTAGATGTAATAATCAACGGTCTTAATCCGGCGGGTTATAAAAACTGGGCGACGCAGATTCCCAAAATTACAAATCAGGTCATCGCTGCAGCTAAGTCAGCCAGGGCGACAATTATTGTTCCGGGAAATGTATATGTTTTTGGGAAACAAGCAGGAGTATGGGACGAGAATACGCCCCATCGAGCTGATACCAGAAAAGGCAAAATTCGCATTGAAATGGAAGAGGCATACAAAGCGGCTGCCAGTGAATTTGGCGTACAGACTATAATATTGCGGGCAGGGGATTTTATCGACGATAAACGTAGTGACACGTTGATGGGTATGGGAATTTTGTCAGGTCTCGAAAAGGGTGCGATCAATGCGCTTGGTGATCCGAACGCAAAACATACATATTGTTATTTGCCAGACTGGGCTAGAGCATGTGTGCAAGTGTCAGAAAAACGAAACAAACTGAATGTGTTTGAAGACATTCCGTTTCCAGGGTCAATCTTCTCCATTAAGGAATTAGCCATCACTTTATCGGAGAAATTGGGCAGGCAGGTAAAAGTCAAGAAGTTTCCTTGGGCGCTTATTTACTTAACAAGCCCGTTTTGGAAAACTGGGTATGAGATGATTGAAATGCGATATCTCAATGACATAGATCACTCACTTTCGCCGCAGAAGTTTCGTTCCATTCTGCCTGACTTTAAAACAACAGGCATAGATGAAATCATGTTCTCTGAGGCGCGGGCTTAA
- a CDS encoding LysR family transcriptional regulator encodes MAYYFKNLDWSLIQSFIAVAEHGSLTGGAHHLGKSQPTLGRDIAKIETALKTQLFTRERHGLSLTDQGVQLLKIAKEMHISAAKLITLALDEKDELSGTVRITASLVMSNFILPEIIAKLRSKFPNIELELHASDESENLLFHEADIAIRMYRPDQLDIITRHVGDTEIGIFASKNYITRNGIPKSMTELMEHDWIGYDRSELMIKGMRALGWQVDRSFFKVRCDDQAAYWHLLKAGAGIGVGQVVIAQQSDNLVRLFDEIDIPPIPIWLTANKALKQSARIRAIYDAIAKELSKVTKR; translated from the coding sequence ATGGCATATTATTTTAAGAATCTCGATTGGTCACTCATCCAATCATTCATCGCAGTAGCTGAGCATGGCTCATTGACAGGTGGCGCACACCATCTTGGTAAAAGCCAACCGACACTTGGACGCGACATCGCAAAAATTGAGACAGCACTCAAAACTCAGTTATTCACAAGGGAACGACATGGCTTGTCCTTGACAGATCAAGGTGTCCAACTTCTCAAAATAGCGAAGGAAATGCACATCTCGGCGGCAAAATTAATAACGCTAGCTTTGGATGAGAAAGACGAACTTTCTGGAACCGTTCGCATAACAGCCTCGCTTGTCATGTCCAACTTCATACTACCAGAAATTATTGCAAAGCTACGTTCCAAGTTTCCAAATATTGAGCTGGAACTTCATGCAAGTGATGAAAGCGAAAATCTTTTGTTCCACGAAGCTGATATTGCAATTCGCATGTATAGACCTGACCAACTTGATATCATTACACGACATGTTGGTGATACGGAGATAGGCATTTTTGCATCTAAAAATTACATCACTCGAAATGGTATCCCCAAATCGATGACAGAATTAATGGAGCATGACTGGATTGGATATGATCGATCTGAGCTAATGATAAAGGGCATGCGCGCACTTGGATGGCAAGTTGACCGCAGCTTTTTCAAAGTGCGGTGTGATGATCAAGCGGCCTATTGGCATTTACTAAAAGCAGGTGCAGGAATAGGCGTCGGACAGGTGGTAATTGCACAACAGTCGGATAACCTTGTTCGTTTATTTGATGAAATCGATATACCACCGATTCCAATTTGGCTCACTGCAAACAAAGCTTTGAAACAATCAGCACGCATCCGCGCCATTTACGACGCGATTGCGAAAGAGTTATCAAAAGTAACTAAACGTTAG
- the pal gene encoding peptidoglycan-associated lipoprotein Pal gives MSGLASLSHSRVLIALFLGLTLAGCASKKNQLPNNVGDLGLTANGAVPGSLQDFTQNVGDIVYFDTDSSVIRGDAANILVKQVAWLNQYPDKIITIEGHADERGTREYNLALGARRAAATRDYLISQGLTSARIKTLSLGKERPVAVCDDISCWSQNRRAQTKLLGVNS, from the coding sequence ATGAGCGGTTTAGCATCTTTGTCACACAGTCGTGTTTTAATTGCGCTCTTTCTGGGCCTGACATTGGCAGGTTGTGCATCTAAGAAAAACCAATTGCCAAACAATGTAGGCGATTTAGGATTAACGGCTAACGGCGCTGTGCCTGGGTCGTTGCAGGATTTTACACAGAACGTTGGCGATATTGTTTACTTCGATACGGATTCGTCGGTTATTCGCGGTGATGCAGCAAACATTCTCGTCAAGCAAGTCGCTTGGTTAAATCAATATCCTGATAAAATTATCACGATTGAAGGTCATGCTGATGAGCGCGGCACACGTGAATATAACCTTGCGCTCGGTGCCCGTCGTGCCGCAGCTACAAGAGATTATCTAATTTCACAAGGCCTGACTTCCGCAAGAATTAAAACACTATCACTTGGTAAAGAACGTCCAGTTGCAGTTTGTGATGATATTTCATGCTGGTCGCAAAACCGCCGTGCGCAAACCAAACTACTTGGTGTAAATAGCTAG
- the tolB gene encoding Tol-Pal system beta propeller repeat protein TolB yields the protein MLQLKNLLISISASLVLIAVPLTEAHSRVEIDINQANIEPLPIAVSDFVSGEAVGKQMSDVIEADLKRSGLFQPVQKQAFIQKITDPNATPRFDDWRVINAQALITGGVTKEADGRLKIEFRLWDSVAGEQLIGQRLFAQPQNWRRVAHIISDAIYENLTGEKGYFDTRVVFVSESGPKTARIKKLAIMDQDGANLRTLTNGDDLVLTPRFSPSKQEITYMSFEGGQPRIYLLQLETGQRELVGNFPGMTFSPRFSPDGQKVIMSLQEGGNANIYTMDLRTRSTTRLTNTSAIDTSPSYSPDGSQIAFESDRGGRQQLYIMDSNGGNQRRISFGSGSYSTPVWSPRGDLIAFTKRAGGKFSIGVMKTDGSNERILTTGFHNEGPTWAPNGRVLMFFRQPAGSGGPQLTSIDLTGYNEQQVTTPNFASDPAWSPLLE from the coding sequence ATGCTTCAGCTTAAAAACCTACTCATTTCAATATCTGCCAGCTTGGTATTAATCGCGGTGCCTTTGACTGAGGCTCATTCGCGTGTCGAAATTGATATCAATCAGGCAAATATTGAACCTTTGCCAATTGCGGTGTCTGACTTTGTGTCAGGTGAAGCCGTTGGCAAACAGATGAGTGATGTCATTGAAGCTGATTTGAAGCGATCAGGATTGTTTCAACCGGTCCAGAAGCAGGCATTTATTCAGAAAATCACGGACCCAAACGCAACTCCGCGCTTTGATGATTGGCGCGTTATCAATGCTCAAGCTTTGATAACTGGCGGCGTTACCAAAGAAGCTGATGGGCGTTTAAAAATTGAATTCCGACTTTGGGATAGTGTTGCTGGCGAACAGCTTATTGGTCAACGTCTTTTTGCCCAACCTCAAAACTGGCGGCGTGTGGCGCATATTATTTCTGATGCGATCTATGAGAATTTGACTGGTGAAAAGGGTTACTTTGATACTCGGGTTGTGTTTGTATCTGAAAGTGGCCCGAAGACGGCACGTATAAAAAAATTGGCGATCATGGATCAAGATGGCGCGAATTTGAGAACACTTACGAATGGTGATGACCTTGTGCTTACACCCAGGTTTTCGCCAAGTAAGCAAGAAATAACCTACATGTCTTTTGAAGGTGGGCAGCCACGAATTTATCTTCTCCAACTTGAAACAGGTCAGCGTGAACTTGTCGGTAATTTTCCAGGTATGACATTCTCACCCAGGTTTTCACCCGATGGTCAAAAGGTGATTATGAGCCTGCAAGAAGGTGGTAATGCGAACATTTATACAATGGACCTGCGCACACGTAGTACTACACGGCTAACCAATACGAGCGCCATTGATACATCGCCATCTTATTCGCCTGACGGATCTCAGATAGCATTTGAGTCTGATCGTGGAGGACGACAACAGCTTTATATTATGGATTCAAACGGAGGCAATCAGCGTCGTATCTCATTTGGTAGCGGATCCTATTCGACACCTGTATGGTCGCCGCGTGGCGATTTGATTGCTTTTACAAAACGTGCGGGTGGTAAGTTTTCAATTGGTGTGATGAAGACGGATGGGTCGAATGAACGCATCCTAACGACAGGTTTCCATAATGAGGGGCCGACATGGGCGCCAAACGGCCGTGTGTTGATGTTCTTTCGTCAGCCTGCTGGATCGGGTGGCCCTCAATTGACCAGTATCGATCTAACTGGGTATAATGAGCAACAAGTGACAACCCCGAATTTTGCATCGGATCCCGCTTGGTCACCTTTACTTGAATAG
- a CDS encoding cell envelope integrity protein TolA translates to MQIGLVISSFLHVAILSWALLSFNAPKTLAVADVESVPVSIVPIEDLTQVLEGVKEATAKKKPAPKKTEVRTKVEDAQNTGENAVDLKSLKVPTPSENEVVSKAPPKSEDKPKPTAEPSLKPEPVEQVQPKPETNATTATEIAALPKEATPVTPDPVKEAINSSEPEAEKRVELPKTGPVPILREKSAPAKTAKTPERKKTEVAKKETSSSKKSDFNSDEIASLLNKQDAQGGGAKRSARDEGLGVKTTKPAGKLSQSEMDALRGQIQKYWNIIPGLADGGEIRVTVSMQLDKSGNIIGQPDVNATGGSQSVRTTLAGSARRAVLRAQPYNLPLDKYDTWSEVVVNFDPSQLF, encoded by the coding sequence GTGCAGATAGGCCTTGTCATATCATCGTTTTTGCATGTTGCGATATTAAGCTGGGCTTTGCTCTCGTTTAATGCGCCCAAAACACTTGCGGTTGCCGATGTTGAATCCGTACCTGTTTCGATTGTCCCAATTGAAGATTTGACGCAAGTTCTTGAAGGTGTAAAGGAAGCAACAGCGAAGAAAAAGCCTGCGCCTAAAAAGACTGAAGTTCGGACGAAAGTTGAAGACGCTCAGAATACTGGTGAAAACGCTGTCGATTTAAAGAGCCTTAAAGTTCCAACACCAAGTGAAAATGAAGTGGTGTCTAAAGCACCGCCAAAATCCGAAGACAAGCCTAAGCCAACCGCGGAGCCATCACTAAAGCCAGAACCTGTTGAGCAGGTCCAACCAAAACCAGAGACAAATGCGACAACCGCAACAGAGATCGCAGCTCTTCCGAAGGAAGCGACACCAGTTACGCCCGATCCGGTCAAAGAAGCTATAAATTCAAGCGAACCTGAAGCTGAAAAGCGAGTTGAATTACCCAAGACAGGTCCTGTTCCGATTTTAAGAGAAAAATCAGCGCCAGCGAAAACGGCTAAAACCCCGGAACGTAAGAAAACTGAGGTCGCGAAAAAAGAAACGTCATCATCTAAGAAAAGTGATTTTAATTCAGACGAGATTGCATCACTCTTGAATAAACAAGATGCACAAGGTGGCGGTGCGAAACGGTCAGCCAGAGATGAAGGCTTGGGCGTGAAAACAACGAAGCCTGCCGGCAAACTCTCACAAAGTGAAATGGATGCACTTCGCGGGCAGATCCAAAAATACTGGAATATTATTCCCGGATTAGCAGATGGGGGTGAAATTCGGGTGACGGTTTCCATGCAGTTGGATAAGTCCGGCAATATTATCGGTCAACCCGATGTTAATGCAACCGGTGGATCTCAGTCAGTCCGAACAACGCTCGCGGGAAGTGCACGACGCGCCGTGTTAAGAGCGCAACCATATAATTTACCTCTCGATAAATACGACACGTGGTCAGAAGTTGTTGTTAATTTCGACCCCAGCCAGCTTTTCTAA
- the tolR gene encoding protein TolR, translating to MAMMMPNAGGRSSSRRRGRKLAPMSEINVTPFVDVMLVLLIIFMVAAPLLTVGVPIDLPETQAKSLNSETQPITVSVNSEGGVFLQETEIPIDEVVAKLEAISTTGYSERIYVRGDTNADYGTVMKVMARISAAGFKNLGLVTLQEQDG from the coding sequence ATGGCTATGATGATGCCAAATGCCGGTGGTCGCTCAAGCTCTCGTAGACGAGGGCGCAAACTTGCGCCTATGAGTGAAATTAACGTGACACCGTTTGTTGATGTGATGCTGGTACTATTGATTATCTTCATGGTTGCAGCCCCCCTTCTAACCGTTGGTGTGCCGATTGATTTACCGGAAACGCAGGCGAAATCTCTTAATTCTGAAACACAACCGATAACAGTTTCGGTCAATTCAGAGGGCGGTGTTTTCTTACAGGAAACAGAAATTCCAATTGATGAAGTGGTCGCAAAACTGGAAGCGATATCGACAACTGGCTACAGCGAACGCATTTATGTGCGCGGCGATACAAATGCTGATTATGGAACCGTTATGAAAGTGATGGCGCGCATCTCAGCCGCAGGATTTAAAAATTTGGGACTTGTAACTTTGCAGGAGCAGGACGGGTAG
- the tolQ gene encoding protein TolQ has product MEQVGLAATSDVTLLSLFLEAGFVVKLVMLGLLAASVWTWAIVVNKVIAYKKAKIQLDRFEDLFWSGQSLEELYRSLSERKKNSGMGAIFLSAMQEWKKSFERGAKTPMGLQMRIDKAMDVALVRESEALESRLGWLATIGSAAPFIGLFGTVIGIMTSFQAIAGSKSTNLAVVAPGIAEALLATAIGLLAAIPAVIAYNKFSADAAKLSSRMEGFADEFSGILSRQLDERSQVQQHASQPQTSHSQASMSGV; this is encoded by the coding sequence ATGGAACAAGTTGGATTGGCCGCTACTTCTGATGTGACGCTTTTGTCACTGTTTTTAGAGGCAGGTTTTGTCGTAAAATTAGTGATGTTGGGACTTCTGGCTGCCTCAGTCTGGACATGGGCAATTGTTGTCAACAAGGTTATTGCGTATAAAAAAGCTAAGATACAGCTTGATCGTTTCGAGGATTTGTTCTGGTCGGGGCAGTCTCTGGAAGAGTTATATCGATCTCTTTCAGAACGAAAAAAGAACTCAGGTATGGGCGCAATTTTTCTAAGTGCGATGCAGGAATGGAAGAAATCATTTGAGCGCGGTGCGAAAACCCCGATGGGTCTTCAAATGCGGATCGATAAAGCCATGGACGTTGCACTGGTACGCGAGTCAGAGGCTCTAGAGTCTCGTCTTGGTTGGTTAGCGACAATTGGTTCTGCTGCACCATTCATTGGCTTGTTTGGTACAGTAATCGGTATTATGACATCATTCCAGGCGATTGCGGGTTCTAAGTCCACAAATTTGGCCGTTGTTGCTCCGGGTATTGCCGAGGCGCTGTTAGCAACAGCGATTGGTCTGTTGGCAGCGATCCCAGCGGTGATTGCTTATAACAAATTTTCCGCAGATGCTGCGAAATTAAGCTCGCGTATGGAGGGTTTTGCCGACGAATTTTCCGGCATTTTGTCTCGTCAATTGGATGAGCGTTCGCAAGTTCAACAGCATGCATCGCAACCACAAACATCGCATTCTCAAGCATCAATGTCTGGAGTATAG
- the ybgC gene encoding tol-pal system-associated acyl-CoA thioesterase, which produces MTYQFEGRLTEQGHELIQRVYYEDTDFSGAVYHARYLHFMERGRTEFIRCKGLIQSETLNKDDPENAVAFMVSKIEIKYVKPARMDDVLTILTEPLAARGARMELSQRVLRGDEILIDAKVTVACVNGVGRPRRLPESLS; this is translated from the coding sequence ATGACATATCAATTTGAAGGTCGATTGACCGAACAGGGTCATGAGCTTATTCAGCGTGTTTATTATGAAGATACCGATTTTTCTGGCGCTGTTTATCATGCCAGATATTTGCATTTTATGGAGCGAGGACGAACCGAATTTATCCGGTGCAAAGGGCTTATTCAAAGTGAAACGCTGAATAAAGATGACCCAGAAAATGCGGTTGCTTTTATGGTGTCAAAAATTGAGATTAAGTATGTAAAACCAGCTCGTATGGATGACGTTTTGACGATTCTCACCGAACCCTTGGCTGCACGTGGGGCTCGTATGGAGCTATCTCAGCGTGTTCTGCGCGGGGACGAAATCTTGATTGACGCTAAAGTCACTGTCGCCTGCGTAAATGGTGTTGGGCGGCCGCGTCGATTGCCTGAATCTCTTTCATAG
- the ruvB gene encoding Holliday junction branch migration DNA helicase RuvB: protein MSDQNPILDPNKSGEDLEATLRPQSLDDFTGQAEARANLKIFIEAAKNRGEALDHVLFVGPPGLGKTTLAQIMAKELGVNFRSTSGPVIAKAGDLAALLTNLEERDVLFIDEIHRLNPAVEEILYPAMEDFQLDLIIGEGPAARSVKIDLANFTLVAATTRLGLLTTPLRDRFGIPVRLQFYTVEELESIVRRGARIMGLNITDDGAKEIARRARGTPRIAGRLLRRVRDFAEVAKAEAVTKEIADNALTRLSVDAMGLDQLDRRYLSMIADNFGGGPVGIETIAAGLSEPRDAIEDIIEPYLIQQGFIQRTPRGRVLTGNAWKHMGLNPPKDLEKTQINLFQDGE from the coding sequence ATGAGTGATCAAAATCCCATATTGGACCCCAATAAATCTGGCGAAGATTTGGAAGCAACGCTGCGTCCACAATCGCTTGATGATTTTACTGGTCAGGCTGAAGCGCGTGCAAATTTAAAGATATTTATTGAAGCTGCAAAAAATCGTGGTGAAGCGCTGGATCACGTTTTATTTGTCGGTCCTCCCGGTTTAGGGAAAACCACTTTAGCGCAAATTATGGCTAAAGAGCTTGGCGTGAATTTTCGTTCGACCTCCGGTCCGGTGATTGCCAAGGCGGGTGACCTTGCTGCATTATTGACTAATCTTGAAGAGCGGGATGTCCTGTTCATTGATGAGATACATCGGCTTAATCCTGCTGTGGAAGAAATTCTCTATCCTGCGATGGAAGATTTTCAACTGGATCTAATCATCGGTGAGGGGCCAGCTGCTCGTTCGGTCAAAATTGATCTTGCAAATTTTACGCTTGTTGCAGCAACCACCCGTTTGGGACTTTTAACAACGCCATTACGTGATCGGTTTGGTATTCCGGTTCGGTTGCAGTTCTACACCGTCGAGGAGCTTGAAAGCATTGTTCGTCGCGGTGCGCGGATCATGGGTTTAAACATAACCGATGATGGCGCTAAGGAAATTGCCAGACGGGCGCGTGGCACACCGCGTATCGCCGGCCGCCTGCTACGCCGTGTTCGTGATTTTGCGGAAGTTGCAAAAGCGGAAGCTGTTACCAAAGAAATTGCTGATAATGCGCTCACAAGACTATCTGTCGATGCAATGGGACTTGATCAACTTGACCGCCGTTACTTATCAATGATTGCTGATAATTTTGGTGGTGGTCCAGTTGGAATTGAAACCATTGCAGCAGGACTTTCTGAGCCACGCGATGCAATTGAAGACATTATTGAACCGTACCTCATCCAACAAGGTTTTATACAGCGTACCCCACGTGGTCGGGTTTTAACCGGAAATGCGTGGAAACATATGGGGCTTAATCCACCAAAAGATCTGGAAAAGACACAGATCAACTTGTTTCAGGATGGGGAATAG
- the ruvA gene encoding Holliday junction branch migration protein RuvA, whose translation MIGKLKGTIEEISGDYVLIDVHGVCYVAFCSGRTLGNIGSAGEAVILFIETYVREDQLKLFGFATELEREWFRLLQSVQGVGAKVALAVLSTLSASDLSNAIALQDKAMVARAPGIGPKVAQRIVTELKNKAPLLGGLDAPDMGLKQNIGDGVASAPVADAVSALCNLGYSREQAASAVGAAVRDAGDDADSAKLIRLGLKELAK comes from the coding sequence ATGATCGGTAAACTTAAAGGCACGATTGAAGAGATCTCTGGAGATTATGTTCTCATTGATGTGCACGGTGTTTGCTATGTAGCGTTTTGTTCGGGGCGCACATTAGGTAATATTGGTTCTGCAGGCGAGGCTGTCATCTTATTTATTGAAACCTATGTGCGCGAAGATCAGCTTAAACTTTTTGGTTTCGCAACCGAGTTGGAGCGGGAGTGGTTCCGCCTTCTGCAAAGTGTTCAAGGTGTTGGAGCAAAGGTGGCGCTCGCTGTTTTATCAACGCTTTCTGCTTCTGATTTATCCAATGCTATTGCGTTGCAGGATAAAGCAATGGTCGCGAGAGCACCGGGTATCGGACCAAAAGTTGCTCAACGAATTGTGACAGAGCTTAAAAACAAAGCACCACTTCTTGGTGGTCTTGATGCGCCGGATATGGGGCTCAAGCAGAATATTGGTGATGGCGTAGCATCCGCTCCTGTTGCCGATGCTGTATCTGCACTTTGCAATTTGGGATATTCGCGCGAGCAAGCAGCTTCTGCCGTCGGTGCAGCTGTTCGCGATGCTGGCGATGATGCCGATAGTGCAAAACTTATTCGCCTGGGCTTGAAAGAACTGGCCAAATAG
- the ruvC gene encoding crossover junction endodeoxyribonuclease RuvC, with amino-acid sequence MNDAIRIIGIDPGLRNTGWGIIDVLGNSLRFVASGTVKSDGKADLASRLCQIYDGLEGIIHSHQPFEAAVENTFVNVNPTSTLKLGQARGIAMLVPARSGLRVAEYAPNAVKKSVIGVGHGDKKQIHMMVKVLMPKAEFTSDDAADALAIAICHAHNRTSATYKIAAV; translated from the coding sequence ATGAACGACGCGATTCGAATTATCGGTATTGATCCGGGGCTTAGAAATACTGGCTGGGGCATTATTGATGTCTTGGGTAATTCTTTACGTTTTGTAGCCTCCGGCACGGTCAAATCTGATGGTAAAGCTGATCTTGCCTCTCGCCTTTGTCAAATTTATGATGGTTTGGAAGGTATTATTCATTCCCATCAACCCTTTGAAGCTGCGGTTGAAAACACATTTGTGAATGTGAACCCGACTTCAACGCTAAAGCTTGGTCAGGCTCGTGGTATCGCAATGCTTGTGCCTGCTCGATCAGGGCTTCGTGTGGCAGAATATGCACCAAATGCGGTGAAGAAATCAGTCATTGGTGTTGGCCATGGAGATAAAAAACAAATTCATATGATGGTCAAAGTTCTCATGCCGAAAGCAGAATTTACATCCGATGATGCGGCGGATGCGCTGGCAATTGCAATTTGTCATGCGCATAACCGCACGAGCGCAACCTATAAAATAGCGGCGGTATAA